In Cervus elaphus chromosome 16, mCerEla1.1, whole genome shotgun sequence, a single window of DNA contains:
- the ENTPD4 gene encoding ectonucleoside triphosphate diphosphohydrolase 4 isoform X1 produces the protein MGRIGISCLFPASWHFSISPVGCPRILNTNLRQIIVISLLAAAVSLLYFSVVIIRNKYGRLSKDKKFQRYLARVTDVEATDTNNPNVNYGIVVDCGSSGSRIFVYCWPRHNGNPHDLLDIRQMRDKNRKPVVMKIKPGISEFATSPEKVSDYISPLLNFAAEHVPRAKHKETPLYILCTAGMRILPESQQKAILEDLLTDIPVHFDFLFSDSHAEVISGKQEGVYAWIGINFVLGRFEHIEDDDEAVVEVNIPGSESSEAILRKRTAGILDMGGVSTQIAYEVPKTVSFASSQQEEVAKNLLAEFNLGCDIHQTEHVYRVYVATFLGFGGNAARQRYEDRIFASTLQKNRLLGKQTGLTPDTPYLDPCLPLDIKDEIQQNGQTLYLRGTGDFDLCRETIQPFMNKTNETQTSLNGVYQPPIHFQNSEFYGFSEFYYCTEDVLRMGGDYDAAAFTRAAKDYCATKWSILRERFDRGLYASHADLHRLKYQCFKSAWMFEVFHRGFSFPVNYRSLKTALQVYDKEVQWTLGAILYRTRFLPLRDIQQETFRASHAHWRGFSFVYNHYLFSGCFLVVLLAILLYLLRLRRIHRRAPRSGSAAAVWLEEGLPSQKIAGTL, from the exons ATGGGGAG GATTGGCATCTCCTGTCTTTTTCCTGCTTCCTGGCATTTCAGCATCTCTCCAGTGGGGTGTCCCCGAATTCTGAACACCAACTTACGCCAAATTATCGTCATCAGCCTTCTGGCTGCTGCTGTCTCACTTTTATACTTTTCTGTTGTCATAATCCGAAATAAGTATGGACGGCTCTCCAAAGACAAGAAGTTTCAaag GTACTTGGCACGAgttactgatgttgaagctacaGACACCAATAACCCCAACGTGAACTATGGCATCGTGGTGGACTGTGGGAGCAGCGGGTCTCGGATATTTGTCTATTGCTGGCCACGGCACAATGGCAATCCTCACGATCTGCTGGATATCAGGCAAATGAGGGATAAAAACCGAAAGCCTGTGGTCATGAAAATAAAACCCG GCATTTCAGAGTTTGCGACGTCTCCAGAGAAAGTCAGTGATTACATTTCTCCACTCTTGAACTTTGCTGCAGAGCATGTTCCACGGGCAAAACACAAAGAGACCCCTCTCTACATTCTCTGCACAGCTGGAATGAGAATCCTCCCTGAAAG CCAGCAGAAAGCCATTCTGGAAGACCTTCTGACTGACATCCCCGTGCACTTTGACTTCCTGTTTTCTGATTCTCATGCAGAAGTAATTTCAGGGAAACAAGAAG GTGTCTATGCTTGGATTGGCATTAACTTTGTCCTCGGACGCTTTGAGCATATTGAAGACG ATGACGAGGCGGTCGTGGAAGTTAACATCCCTGGTAGCGAGAGCAGCGAAGCCATTCTTCGTAAAAGAACAGCTGGTATTCTAGACATGGGAGGCGTGTCAACCCAGATAGCATACGAAGTACCCAAAACTGTAAGCTTTGCCTCCTCACAGCAG GAAGAAGTAGCTAAGAACCTGCTGGCTGAATTTAACTTGGGGTGTGACATTCACCAAACGGAGCATGTGTACCGTGTCTACGTGGCCACGTTTCTTGGGTTTGGTGGCAATGCTGCTCGACAGAGGTATGAAGACAGAATATTTGCCAGCACACTTCAGAAGAACAG ACTCCTGGGGAAACAGACCGGCCTGACTCCTGACACTCCGTACCTGGACCCCTGCCTACCCCTGGACATCAAAGACGAAATCCAGCAAAACGGACAGACGCTGTACCTGCGGGGGACAGGGGACTTTGACCTATGCCGGGAGACCATCCAGCCTTTCATGAACAAAACAAACGAGACACAAACCTCCCTCAACGGGGTCTACCAGCCTCCGATTCACTTCCAGAACAGCGAGTTCTACGGCTTCTCTGAATTCTACTACTGCACGGAAGATGTGTTACGGATGGGCGGGGACTACGACGCTGCAGCATTTACTAGAGCCGCCAAG GATTATTGTGCCACGAAGTGGTCGATCCTGCGGGAACGCTTTGACCGAGGACTGTATGCCTCTCACGCCGACCTCCACAGGCTCAA GTATCAGTGCTTCAAGTCCGCCTGGATGTTCGAGGTGTTCCACAGGGGCTTCTCGTTTCCCGTCAACTACAGAAGTTTAAAGACGGCCTTGCAAGTTTACGACAAGGAGGTGCAGTGGACCCTCGGAGCAATCCTCTACAGGACCCGCTTCTTACCTTTGAG AGACATCCAGCAGGAGACGTTCCGGGCCAGCCACGCGCACTGGCGCGGCTTCTCCTTTGTGTACAACCACTACCTGTTCTCCGGCTGCTTCCTGGTGGTCCTGCTCGCCATCCTCCTCTACCTGCTGCGGCTGCGGCGCATCCACCGGCGGGCCCCGCGCAGCGGCTCAGCCGCCGCCGTCTGGCTGGAGGAGGGCCTTCCGTCCCAGAAGATCGCTGGTACCTTGTGA
- the ENTPD4 gene encoding ectonucleoside triphosphate diphosphohydrolase 4 isoform X2, which translates to MGRIGISCLFPASWHFSISPVGCPRILNTNLRQIIVISLLAAAVSLLYFSVVIIRNKYGRLSKDKKFQRYLARVTDVEATDTNNPNVNYGIVVDCGSSGSRIFVYCWPRHNGNPHDLLDIRQMRDKNRKPVVMKIKPGISEFATSPEKVSDYISPLLNFAAEHVPRAKHKETPLYILCTAGMRILPESQQKAILEDLLTDIPVHFDFLFSDSHAEVISGKQEGVYAWIGINFVLGRFEHIEDDDEAVVEVNIPGSESSEAILRKRTAGILDMGGVSTQIAYEVPKTEEVAKNLLAEFNLGCDIHQTEHVYRVYVATFLGFGGNAARQRYEDRIFASTLQKNRLLGKQTGLTPDTPYLDPCLPLDIKDEIQQNGQTLYLRGTGDFDLCRETIQPFMNKTNETQTSLNGVYQPPIHFQNSEFYGFSEFYYCTEDVLRMGGDYDAAAFTRAAKDYCATKWSILRERFDRGLYASHADLHRLKYQCFKSAWMFEVFHRGFSFPVNYRSLKTALQVYDKEVQWTLGAILYRTRFLPLRDIQQETFRASHAHWRGFSFVYNHYLFSGCFLVVLLAILLYLLRLRRIHRRAPRSGSAAAVWLEEGLPSQKIAGTL; encoded by the exons ATGGGGAG GATTGGCATCTCCTGTCTTTTTCCTGCTTCCTGGCATTTCAGCATCTCTCCAGTGGGGTGTCCCCGAATTCTGAACACCAACTTACGCCAAATTATCGTCATCAGCCTTCTGGCTGCTGCTGTCTCACTTTTATACTTTTCTGTTGTCATAATCCGAAATAAGTATGGACGGCTCTCCAAAGACAAGAAGTTTCAaag GTACTTGGCACGAgttactgatgttgaagctacaGACACCAATAACCCCAACGTGAACTATGGCATCGTGGTGGACTGTGGGAGCAGCGGGTCTCGGATATTTGTCTATTGCTGGCCACGGCACAATGGCAATCCTCACGATCTGCTGGATATCAGGCAAATGAGGGATAAAAACCGAAAGCCTGTGGTCATGAAAATAAAACCCG GCATTTCAGAGTTTGCGACGTCTCCAGAGAAAGTCAGTGATTACATTTCTCCACTCTTGAACTTTGCTGCAGAGCATGTTCCACGGGCAAAACACAAAGAGACCCCTCTCTACATTCTCTGCACAGCTGGAATGAGAATCCTCCCTGAAAG CCAGCAGAAAGCCATTCTGGAAGACCTTCTGACTGACATCCCCGTGCACTTTGACTTCCTGTTTTCTGATTCTCATGCAGAAGTAATTTCAGGGAAACAAGAAG GTGTCTATGCTTGGATTGGCATTAACTTTGTCCTCGGACGCTTTGAGCATATTGAAGACG ATGACGAGGCGGTCGTGGAAGTTAACATCCCTGGTAGCGAGAGCAGCGAAGCCATTCTTCGTAAAAGAACAGCTGGTATTCTAGACATGGGAGGCGTGTCAACCCAGATAGCATACGAAGTACCCAAAACT GAAGAAGTAGCTAAGAACCTGCTGGCTGAATTTAACTTGGGGTGTGACATTCACCAAACGGAGCATGTGTACCGTGTCTACGTGGCCACGTTTCTTGGGTTTGGTGGCAATGCTGCTCGACAGAGGTATGAAGACAGAATATTTGCCAGCACACTTCAGAAGAACAG ACTCCTGGGGAAACAGACCGGCCTGACTCCTGACACTCCGTACCTGGACCCCTGCCTACCCCTGGACATCAAAGACGAAATCCAGCAAAACGGACAGACGCTGTACCTGCGGGGGACAGGGGACTTTGACCTATGCCGGGAGACCATCCAGCCTTTCATGAACAAAACAAACGAGACACAAACCTCCCTCAACGGGGTCTACCAGCCTCCGATTCACTTCCAGAACAGCGAGTTCTACGGCTTCTCTGAATTCTACTACTGCACGGAAGATGTGTTACGGATGGGCGGGGACTACGACGCTGCAGCATTTACTAGAGCCGCCAAG GATTATTGTGCCACGAAGTGGTCGATCCTGCGGGAACGCTTTGACCGAGGACTGTATGCCTCTCACGCCGACCTCCACAGGCTCAA GTATCAGTGCTTCAAGTCCGCCTGGATGTTCGAGGTGTTCCACAGGGGCTTCTCGTTTCCCGTCAACTACAGAAGTTTAAAGACGGCCTTGCAAGTTTACGACAAGGAGGTGCAGTGGACCCTCGGAGCAATCCTCTACAGGACCCGCTTCTTACCTTTGAG AGACATCCAGCAGGAGACGTTCCGGGCCAGCCACGCGCACTGGCGCGGCTTCTCCTTTGTGTACAACCACTACCTGTTCTCCGGCTGCTTCCTGGTGGTCCTGCTCGCCATCCTCCTCTACCTGCTGCGGCTGCGGCGCATCCACCGGCGGGCCCCGCGCAGCGGCTCAGCCGCCGCCGTCTGGCTGGAGGAGGGCCTTCCGTCCCAGAAGATCGCTGGTACCTTGTGA